The genomic window aataccTATTAGCAGCTCATGAAACTATTTATAGTGAAATAAGTACTGTGGCTAATACAAAACAAGAACAACTTGAGCAAGAACATCAACAGGAGTTAAAACGTCAACAGGAGTTGCAAGAACAACATACTAGAGAAATGATAGCAATTCAAGAGGAAGTTGTCAGTAAGTTTTGGCTTTTCTTAGAATTAAGTCTATGTTTATCTGTTGTAATTTTATCCTACTGCTATTAATTTTCGAAGTTTCGGGTCATATAATACTATCATTTCAATCGAACCATATTTCTCTCTGCTAATTTTCTAAAGCCAACGAACAAACCTTGCGaaaaactgtatataatttatttataaaaatttttgtttagacaATATTATCAAATCATTTGATGAAGCACTTACACAAGCAGAACACAATTACGATGAGGTTGAAGAATCTTTTCACATTTCTTTGGAAGATGAGTCAGAAGAAAATGAATCAGTTGAAGTCTCATTAATAGAAGATGAAATTGGTGAAAATGGttctatttaaatgaatattttttgcaaaaatatattttataatgtagtGAAATATGACATTATTGTCTtagaaatctataaattttattgtcaagCATAtaacttacattttttattcaataaatattatatctttttgcttattaaattaaatttcattttgtgtaacagttaaagttaattttaataccCAACACCATTCCAAACTTCGTAAGGCATTTGCTGGTAAAATTATTTCGACTGCAGTTCCATTTTTGTTCTtccactataaaaaaaattattttttgattttgagcAAAACCGGTTTGTAAGGTTCCCCCCGCAGAGGAAATTacaatcttataaatatttgtttatgtcTTTGGCGAGATTTTTGTGCATTGAGCCAAGTTTGCAAATCAAGATCTAGTCTTGCAAATAAAAGATGAGGTGTTAGCTTTATTTATGGTTTGAACTCATTCGCATTTACATTACTTGAATTTACTATTTTGGgggaagaaaatattttatgttcaaGTTTTCTTACCTTTAAGGTAACATTTTCGTAGCCTAATAAAGTAATTCTCGTATGTTTAGTAAATAACTCGTCTGTATAgctaattaacaatttattttcaatatcatcTGGCCATTCACAGAACATTGCATACACCGGTTTATCATCTAAATCGGTTCGTGTGGTATACCAAACATCACCATTTATCGTATCGTTTTGTTTAATCCATATAGAACTATTATAAATCGCTTCACCATTTATGTTTAACCATTTACCTATATTTTGTAAACGCTCTTGTAATATTGGTATAATTGTTCCCTCTTTTGTAGGCCCTACATTTATTAATAGATTacctaaaaatgaaatttggatATATAATTCCTTAAAAGATATtacgttaattattaaaattaccgcCTAAACTAAttgtttcaattaatatttgtaatatttcttttattgaaCGATAATCAGTTGCTAATGATTCACGACGATATCCAAATGCTAAAGTTTTATCTGTGGTAATTGCACTTTCCCACTTTTTCTTTTGTAACTCTCCTGGaagatcaaaatattttcttaaaatactaTTACAAGACAAAGCTGGCCAGATTTTATGGAACATTTTTACGGATTTGTGTGATACCGGTAGATTTGATAGCATGTAATGACATGGAGATATTCTTGGGCATTAAAAAAAAGGCGAAGTTATCTGGAATGGTAAAAATATATCAGAAACAAGTATTATTAAGAATCCAAGTGTACTTTTTGAAAGTGCAAGCTAGATTCTTCAATGGATAGTTCAAAGCCAGATATGCAATGTTGTAGCAATCTTTATAGGTCACGTATTTCAAGACCATTACAAGACACTGAACGCTTTGGTCTGACACTTCATCAAGACTGTTTAAGAAGTTGCCACAATAAGGAGGAAAAGTAAATGTTGAATCACCTTTAATGTAACCATTTAGTCCTTGCCATATTGGATCGCTATTATTTGACAGCTCCTCTAATTTGAAATACTTAGACGcttataagtatatatatggTTTATTTGTGGCTTTAAATGGGCCTACCACCCTCATAGATACGGACCTTACagttaaaagttcaaaattgtttttatggaGCAAAGATTCGAATTTTTAGAGAATTTTGTTTACCAATTatccataatatattttaatggcTATTTGGCATATCTAAAagcttttatgaatttttgaaacaattgacttagtaaCCGAAATAGATTAAAACACTCaagataataacaaaatttttccgaatggtaacaataaacaaatcaaaCCTGGTTTATAATTATCAACACAAGTGATAAAATCACCATGTTTACATCGTGCTGATATACTCCAACGATCATTAACCACCACAGTATCTTTAACAGGACTGTCGTTATACAGCCATGCTAAAAAATCTGGTCCTTTCCAATATTCTTCGGTAGCTTCAATAACACCATCTGACCATATAACATCGGGCAGATACTTTTCTGTGATTTCACGCAATTCTGGTAGAGTTTTATTGTACACAAAATAATTGGTTTGAAAATCATTACTTTTATCTTCTAAATATAATGGATGGTACCATTCTTTCATCGAATAATACAAACCAAATTTGATATTCGATTCTGCTCGAACAGCAGTTGCTAACTCACCTAAAAGAACAGCTTATtgatgaaaatgagtatgtgaTTAGATGAAAATTAGTACCAACTAAATCTTTTCCTGGTCCAATATCTCTTGAATTCCAACCAAAAGTATGACTTGAAGGCCATAGTGTATACCCTTCATGATGTTTTGATGTTAAAACAACATATCTGTAAAAAATGTGGCCAAATTTAAAagctgtaaaaaattttacgattaat from Chrysoperla carnea chromosome 2, inChrCarn1.1, whole genome shotgun sequence includes these protein-coding regions:
- the LOC123292372 gene encoding putative alpha-L-fucosidase; translation: MIIKIIFIYLLIPKSLVFNKRYEPDWDSLDTRPIPKWYDQAKIGIFIHWGVFSVPSFGNEWFWYFWKNENASSYIEFMSRNYPPDFTYQNFAADFTGEFFNPKEWVKLFVDSGAKYVVLTSKHHEGYTLWPSSHTFGWNSRDIGPGKDLVGELATAVRAESNIKFGLYYSMKEWYHPLYLEDKSNDFQTNYFVYNKTLPELREITEKYLPDVIWSDGVIEATEEYWKGPDFLAWLYNDSPVKDTVVVNDRWSISARCKHGDFITCVDNYKPGELQKKKWESAITTDKTLAFGYRRESLATDYRSIKEILQILIETISLGGNLLINVGPTKEGTIIPILQERLQNIGKWLNINGEAIYNSSIWIKQNDTINGDVWYTTRTDLDDKPVYAMFCEWPDDIENKLLISYTDELFTKHTRITLLGYENVTLKWKNKNGTAVEIILPANALRSLEWCWVLKLTLTVTQNEI